The proteins below come from a single Holdemania massiliensis genomic window:
- a CDS encoding transglutaminase domain-containing protein — protein sequence MTKRIFKAGIALLLALSCVTMTKQSIHAETNNDEYHAYYRKQLNEENERIFYNALLELYLNGNLKEGVCSYDVTLQLGQAELSRYADGDLALARQFQNARDAFMGDYAEIFYVDWSKISLRVGSDGHGYVANVGNGGYADLYKDSRLSSADSIENMEAQLNSAVSSLTEQARSYATRQEQIRFVHDAIVERVDYTYREEASAEAAPHVDDTVGAFVFGQAWCEGYARAFKMVMDRLEIPSVLVIGGGIRSSETASSTPIVENHMWNDVQMEDGQWYAVDVTFDDPISGNTVSRDKFLLKGSDFFYAQHKETGELSQGGKTFAYPTLSLSNYGEVQAEEESKIKILVTNGETASEEGTDGLISYTEFLFEYDGMTEAQMQEKGMRWAVRSQYKDEQGELQYSAWIGLNSYGDFENSSYIRIDYNDQSAHVLGYEFAVTTNLQDEINLDVNESNLVELSDLYAVNDQHAYRTRPWIISASPDPRSVYYGGKTKVTLVYDSPLVTVEGIEPHLEVTTEYSNPNFSVDNLQWENTTQIISNLNGEREQEVCIVTFDFTPDMSYNYSGTGYTFNLVGLVGKANGSVPKAYSLRRQEYSLSVAPCPLRTPPDSRLLSAYPKPAMSSYPYDMFEDPTGSLIQTTQGSIGLSLIASKVSEENEAALDSALASSGIHVADSSLVKEYQTYDLAISCKGTRLSIKKGNKLTIALPYPNGFDPRTMQGVTFEAYHFTEQPEGSGQYVAEKLICNATETGLWVIVNSFSPFAVVMVDSAKAPKSEPVLSVNTNEVMASVQIEGSSALPAATVLEPLDTEKTVILNAKEGYILDALMVNGTRLESSQFESSETDSSAQYRVTIAAGNQDVAMTAAFKARTVAEKEAEEGFEVILPIVDKPQLPETPSTPGTSQDSASNSENLPQNESGISSLVISPNQKTSYVPSKTQTKETADPTDEPTVHPEASAESQPQATPKNTAVPSVNADAKTEKNSKSNSIWPWVIGGAAVLLLAGAACFFIKNYVTDKE from the coding sequence ATGACCAAACGTATATTTAAGGCTGGAATTGCTTTGCTTTTAGCCCTGTCTTGTGTAACGATGACAAAGCAAAGTATTCATGCCGAAACGAACAATGATGAATACCATGCCTACTACCGCAAACAATTAAATGAGGAAAATGAGCGGATCTTCTACAATGCTCTGTTGGAATTATATCTCAATGGAAATTTGAAGGAAGGCGTTTGTTCTTATGATGTGACGCTGCAGTTAGGCCAGGCTGAATTAAGCCGATATGCTGATGGGGATTTGGCTTTAGCCCGACAATTCCAAAATGCTCGGGATGCTTTCATGGGGGATTATGCCGAAATCTTTTATGTCGATTGGTCGAAGATTTCGCTGCGGGTCGGCAGTGATGGGCATGGCTATGTAGCCAACGTGGGAAACGGCGGTTATGCAGATCTTTATAAGGATTCCCGTTTATCCAGTGCGGACTCGATCGAAAATATGGAAGCACAGTTAAATTCCGCGGTCAGTTCGCTTACTGAGCAAGCTCGTTCTTACGCCACTCGGCAGGAACAAATTCGCTTTGTTCACGATGCGATTGTAGAGCGTGTAGACTACACTTATCGGGAAGAGGCATCAGCGGAGGCGGCACCGCATGTTGATGATACCGTGGGAGCTTTCGTTTTTGGCCAGGCTTGGTGCGAGGGCTATGCCCGTGCTTTTAAGATGGTGATGGATCGTCTGGAGATTCCTTCCGTTTTAGTCATCGGCGGCGGCATTCGCTCTTCGGAAACCGCTTCTTCAACGCCGATCGTGGAAAACCACATGTGGAATGATGTGCAGATGGAGGATGGACAATGGTATGCGGTGGATGTCACCTTTGATGACCCGATCTCCGGCAATACCGTCAGCCGCGATAAGTTCTTGCTGAAAGGTTCGGATTTTTTCTATGCCCAGCACAAAGAAACCGGAGAATTGTCACAGGGCGGCAAAACGTTTGCTTATCCCACCTTATCTCTATCTAATTATGGTGAAGTTCAAGCAGAAGAAGAATCAAAAATAAAAATCCTGGTAACCAATGGAGAAACTGCCAGTGAAGAAGGGACAGACGGACTGATCTCCTATACAGAATTCCTGTTTGAATATGACGGGATGACGGAAGCTCAGATGCAAGAAAAAGGGATGCGCTGGGCTGTCAGAAGTCAATATAAGGATGAACAGGGAGAGCTGCAGTATTCTGCGTGGATCGGCTTAAACAGCTATGGAGATTTTGAAAATTCCAGCTATATCCGCATTGATTATAATGATCAGAGTGCCCATGTTCTGGGATATGAATTTGCCGTAACGACGAATTTACAGGATGAAATCAATTTGGATGTGAATGAGTCCAATCTGGTGGAGCTCAGTGATTTATATGCGGTGAATGATCAACATGCCTATCGGACACGGCCGTGGATCATTTCTGCCAGTCCTGATCCACGCAGCGTCTACTATGGTGGGAAGACCAAAGTTACACTGGTTTATGATTCACCGCTGGTGACCGTCGAAGGCATCGAACCCCATTTGGAGGTCACAACCGAGTATTCCAATCCCAATTTCAGCGTAGACAACCTGCAATGGGAAAATACAACCCAGATCATTTCAAATCTTAATGGTGAACGCGAACAGGAAGTCTGCATTGTCACCTTTGATTTTACGCCGGATATGAGCTATAACTATTCCGGTACCGGGTATACCTTCAATTTAGTCGGATTAGTTGGCAAGGCTAACGGATCTGTTCCAAAAGCTTATTCTCTAAGGCGGCAGGAATACAGTTTGTCTGTTGCACCTTGTCCATTAAGAACACCGCCGGACAGCCGGTTATTAAGTGCTTATCCTAAACCAGCGATGTCTTCTTATCCATATGATATGTTTGAAGATCCAACCGGTTCTTTGATCCAAACGACGCAGGGAAGTATTGGCTTATCCTTAATTGCTTCAAAAGTAAGTGAAGAGAACGAAGCCGCTCTGGATTCGGCACTTGCTTCTTCGGGAATTCATGTTGCTGATAGTTCGCTGGTGAAAGAATATCAAACTTATGATCTGGCAATTTCCTGCAAGGGGACAAGATTGTCTATCAAAAAAGGAAACAAGCTGACGATTGCGCTGCCTTATCCCAATGGTTTCGATCCGCGAACAATGCAGGGTGTGACGTTTGAAGCTTATCACTTTACAGAGCAGCCGGAAGGCTCAGGGCAATATGTTGCTGAGAAACTGATCTGCAATGCAACTGAAACGGGACTGTGGGTGATCGTGAATAGTTTCAGTCCATTTGCGGTGGTGATGGTTGACAGTGCAAAGGCGCCGAAATCCGAACCTGTCCTGTCTGTTAATACGAATGAAGTGATGGCTTCCGTTCAGATTGAAGGAAGCAGCGCACTTCCGGCTGCTACGGTTTTAGAGCCGCTGGATACGGAGAAGACGGTTATTTTAAACGCAAAAGAAGGCTATATTTTGGATGCGCTGATGGTCAATGGGACACGCTTAGAGTCGTCGCAGTTTGAAAGCAGCGAAACGGATTCCTCTGCTCAGTATCGTGTTACGATCGCTGCCGGGAATCAGGATGTTGCGATGACGGCAGCGTTTAAAGCACGAACCGTTGCTGAAAAAGAAGCCGAAGAAGGTTTTGAAGTTATTTTGCCGATCGTGGATAAGCCGCAGCTTCCGGAAACTCCAAGCACGCCAGGGACATCGCAGGATTCTGCATCGAATTCAGAAAATCTTCCGCAGAATGAATCGGGAATCAGTTCGCTGGTCATTTCTCCAAATCAAAAGACCTCATATGTTCCATCAAAGACACAAACGAAGGAAACCGCGGATCCGACGGATGAACCCACAGTGCATCCGGAGGCATCGGCTGAAAGCCAGCCTCAGGCAACGCCGAAGAACACAGCTGTGCCGTCTGTCAATGCCGATGCTAAGACAGAGAAGAACTCAAAGTCAAATTCCATTTGGCCTTGGGTCATCGGGGGTGCGGCAGTGCTCCTGCTGGCCGGTGCAGCCTGCTTTTTCATCAAAAACTATGTAACGGACAAAGAATAA
- a CDS encoding dipicolinate synthase subunit B: MKLLWGMCGSFCNHAAVIEQLRDMVQRWPITMIVSENTAQLDTRFGPACERMELLETLSTRPVMTTLQEAERTGPIDHFDAMIIAPITATELNKLTLGIYDTPITLAAKALLRNQKPLVLGIASNDFLGLSGVNLLRLKQLRHIFFVPFGQDDYVHKPNSLVSDWKQIEAALCAALEDRQLQPLLLEGKGSQ; this comes from the coding sequence ATGAAATTGTTATGGGGAATGTGCGGCTCTTTCTGCAATCATGCCGCCGTAATTGAACAGCTGCGGGATATGGTCCAGCGCTGGCCGATCACGATGATCGTCAGTGAAAACACAGCCCAGCTCGATACCCGCTTTGGACCCGCCTGTGAACGTATGGAGCTGCTGGAAACACTGAGCACCCGTCCGGTAATGACGACTTTGCAGGAAGCAGAGCGGACCGGCCCGATTGATCATTTTGACGCGATGATCATTGCGCCGATCACGGCAACCGAGCTGAACAAGCTGACACTGGGAATTTATGACACGCCGATTACACTGGCCGCCAAGGCACTGCTGCGCAATCAGAAGCCATTGGTGCTGGGGATTGCTTCCAATGATTTTCTGGGGCTTTCCGGCGTGAATCTTCTGCGTTTGAAACAGCTTCGGCATATCTTTTTCGTGCCGTTTGGACAAGATGATTATGTCCATAAGCCAAACAGTCTGGTCAGCGACTGGAAGCAGATCGAAGCCGCGTTGTGCGCGGCGCTGGAAGACCGGCAGCTTCAGCCGTTGTTATTGGAAGGGAAGGGATCACAATGA
- a CDS encoding oligosaccharide flippase family protein has protein sequence MTKGKKQSLIAGALTSSAGIFISKALGLLYVVPFTAIAGEANMSFYSVAYTYYDILLSICSAGIPFAVAAMVAKYSNNEDYKTVILVRRLSMALMLLSGFVMAVLFIMVSGPLASSVLGAKKTPEDVAILRNVFMILSLAVVCVPFLSSFRGFYQGLKDLKSYAFSQVLEQLTRVVSLLALGAFFVYILDMNNIFAVYMAVLSTSLAAIAAIAYYLIYDRKHYQPIKDLARHQSTRPKEVGELFQELLLFGLPYLITALLGNSMNIVNNNFFINTATSAGSSYEDAKLALGIIQVQCNKLTSIPQVLALGFSTGIVPYVTISLENRNFKELRRNVLDCLDTVLYIGAPLCFCLFALASPIYYIMYGKGNLSLGSEMLAWSSLLALTGTLSPICSSLMMSLRFRRQSILYLIIGFGVKLATFFPLVKYTGFSGAITSSVATSLVIIFLNLNLIKQKYKVQYARVWRRLGVIVIGLIAMNGCFVLLRWAGLTVVNASRLIGVLQLAAYGILGMITYFITTAFFRLPQHLFHMSLPAMVRRMTRKVIR, from the coding sequence ATGACCAAGGGTAAGAAACAGTCTTTGATCGCCGGGGCGTTAACCAGCTCGGCCGGGATCTTTATATCCAAAGCTTTGGGACTTCTTTATGTTGTCCCTTTTACTGCAATTGCTGGAGAAGCCAATATGTCGTTTTACAGCGTTGCTTATACCTATTATGATATCCTGCTGAGTATTTGTTCGGCTGGTATTCCGTTTGCGGTAGCGGCAATGGTCGCAAAGTATTCCAACAATGAAGATTATAAAACAGTCATTTTGGTACGCCGGCTGTCGATGGCTTTGATGCTTTTGAGCGGCTTTGTCATGGCGGTGCTGTTTATCATGGTATCGGGTCCATTGGCGTCCTCGGTGCTGGGGGCTAAGAAAACACCGGAGGATGTTGCGATTCTGCGCAATGTCTTCATGATCCTTTCGCTTGCGGTTGTCTGCGTGCCGTTTCTCAGTTCGTTCCGCGGATTTTATCAGGGCTTGAAGGATTTGAAGTCCTATGCGTTTTCTCAGGTTCTGGAACAGCTGACCCGAGTTGTTTCCTTGTTGGCGCTGGGTGCTTTTTTTGTTTACATTCTGGATATGAACAATATTTTTGCGGTGTATATGGCGGTCTTATCAACTTCGCTGGCCGCGATAGCCGCTATCGCCTATTATCTGATTTATGACCGTAAGCATTATCAGCCGATTAAGGATTTGGCCCGGCATCAGTCAACCCGGCCGAAAGAGGTCGGTGAGCTGTTTCAGGAACTGCTGCTGTTCGGTCTGCCGTATTTGATCACCGCTTTATTGGGCAACAGTATGAACATTGTGAATAACAACTTTTTCATCAATACTGCGACATCGGCCGGAAGCAGTTATGAGGATGCCAAGCTCGCGTTAGGCATCATCCAGGTGCAGTGCAACAAGCTGACGTCCATCCCGCAGGTACTGGCACTGGGCTTCTCGACTGGAATTGTTCCGTATGTTACAATTTCTCTGGAAAACCGCAACTTTAAAGAACTGCGGCGGAATGTTCTGGATTGTCTGGATACGGTTTTGTATATTGGTGCGCCGCTGTGCTTCTGTCTGTTTGCACTGGCTTCGCCGATTTATTACATCATGTATGGCAAAGGAAATCTCAGCCTGGGCAGTGAAATGCTGGCATGGAGTTCCTTGCTGGCGTTAACCGGTACGCTTTCACCGATCTGCAGCTCACTAATGATGTCGCTGCGCTTTCGGCGTCAGAGTATTCTGTATCTGATCATCGGTTTTGGCGTGAAGCTGGCAACCTTTTTCCCTTTGGTTAAATATACAGGATTCAGCGGGGCGATTACTTCCAGTGTTGCGACATCGCTGGTCATTATTTTTCTGAATCTGAATTTAATCAAGCAGAAATATAAAGTACAGTATGCCCGGGTCTGGCGGCGGTTAGGTGTGATTGTGATCGGCTTGATTGCGATGAATGGCTGCTTTGTTTTGCTGCGCTGGGCAGGACTGACTGTAGTCAACGCTTCGCGGCTGATCGGTGTTCTGCAGTTGGCGGCCTATGGTATTTTGGGCATGATAACCTACTTTATCACGACCGCGTTTTTCCGGCTTCCGCAGCATTTATTCCACATGAGTCTGCCGGCGATGGTTCGTCGCATGACGCGAAAGGTGATCCGATGA
- a CDS encoding sporulation protein Cse60: MIQVKVFDEQHEDDLTDSLNEFLAELDERDVLSVQLATSHFSVIPEQLYSFSGMIVYRIKSEKTGSLNAGGDDDE, encoded by the coding sequence ATGATTCAGGTAAAAGTGTTCGATGAGCAGCATGAAGACGATCTGACCGACAGTCTGAACGAATTTCTGGCGGAACTGGACGAACGCGACGTCTTATCAGTCCAGCTGGCAACCTCGCATTTTTCAGTCATTCCCGAACAGCTGTACAGTTTCAGCGGAATGATCGTCTATCGGATAAAATCCGAAAAGACGGGAAGCCTAAATGCGGGAGGCGATGACGATGAATAA
- the dapA gene encoding 4-hydroxy-tetrahydrodipicolinate synthase: MRLGHCMTALITPMKETGQIDELALSNLVEKLIAEGCDGFVVCGTTAEASALSLEEKKQVLHCVIEQSDQRVCVWMGCGSNNTAETLNMIRWANTEPIDGIMLVCPYYVRPSQQGLYAHFAACARISEKPVMLYNVPKRTGVALSAQTVLQLAQDFPNIRALKQACHDMEMVRAILTENDQVQILSGEDGYFLEGLREGISGIVSVAGHCVMPMIVKIWEDYQYGVENTELDQFLKQVSNQIFQVSSPSDIKAMLALQGWCEDGVRLPLVPLSPQEKQALQEFMQQHSLL, from the coding sequence ATGAGATTGGGCCATTGCATGACGGCGTTGATCACGCCGATGAAAGAAACGGGACAGATAGATGAGCTGGCGTTAAGTAATCTTGTCGAGAAACTGATTGCGGAAGGCTGCGATGGATTTGTCGTATGCGGGACGACCGCTGAAGCCAGTGCTTTAAGTCTGGAAGAAAAAAAGCAGGTGCTGCACTGCGTGATTGAACAGAGTGACCAGCGGGTTTGTGTCTGGATGGGCTGCGGATCCAACAATACTGCCGAAACGCTGAACATGATCCGCTGGGCCAACACCGAACCGATCGACGGCATCATGCTTGTCTGTCCTTATTATGTCCGACCTTCACAACAGGGACTGTATGCCCATTTTGCGGCTTGTGCCCGAATCAGTGAAAAACCAGTGATGCTGTATAACGTACCGAAACGAACCGGCGTCGCACTGAGTGCTCAGACTGTACTCCAGCTGGCTCAGGATTTTCCCAATATTCGGGCCTTAAAACAGGCTTGTCATGATATGGAAATGGTCAGAGCCATCCTTACGGAAAATGATCAGGTCCAGATTCTCAGCGGTGAGGACGGCTATTTTCTTGAGGGACTGCGCGAAGGAATCAGTGGAATTGTTTCGGTTGCCGGTCATTGTGTAATGCCGATGATCGTTAAAATCTGGGAAGATTATCAATATGGTGTTGAAAATACGGAGCTGGATCAGTTTCTAAAACAGGTCAGCAATCAGATCTTTCAAGTTTCCTCACCGTCCGATATTAAAGCCATGCTTGCTTTGCAGGGATGGTGTGAAGATGGGGTGAGGCTGCCTTTAGTACCGCTTTCACCGCAGGAAAAACAAGCGCTGCAGGAGTTTATGCAGCAGCATAGCTTGCTTTAG
- a CDS encoding dipicolinate synthase subunit DpsA, with protein MKAVVFVNDQRMEIIIQRLRSAGIQVQEGRCEKDMEQIERMAGRIDLVILPIQGVSDDGFIELKKRGYCMKAFFAALRKETLIFTGVITPYIKKLPQTVISLLAREEVISANAALTAEGILAMIIQNTPRSLAEYRYDVIGFGHCGRAIAQLLDCLKLKVRIVSAHSHPECADLPYDFISLPQWQFQQPWPVVINTAPVEVINDAMVALWQDKPLIIDIASRAAGVNERVYKRKDTQVIAAPPLPGLVAWQSAGEILADVILKEVKR; from the coding sequence ATGAAAGCGGTCGTGTTTGTGAATGACCAGCGTATGGAAATTATCATTCAACGTTTACGGTCGGCAGGGATTCAGGTTCAGGAAGGCCGATGTGAAAAAGACATGGAACAGATCGAACGGATGGCAGGCAGAATCGATCTGGTTATTTTGCCGATTCAAGGCGTCAGTGACGACGGATTTATCGAATTGAAAAAAAGGGGCTACTGCATGAAGGCTTTTTTTGCGGCGCTGCGCAAAGAAACCTTAATTTTTACAGGGGTGATTACACCGTATATTAAAAAACTGCCGCAGACGGTAATCTCGTTGTTGGCACGGGAAGAAGTCATCTCGGCCAACGCTGCCTTAACGGCTGAAGGTATTTTGGCCATGATCATTCAGAACACACCGCGTTCCCTGGCGGAATATCGCTATGATGTGATCGGTTTTGGGCATTGCGGACGAGCCATCGCCCAGTTGCTTGATTGTCTGAAGCTCAAAGTGAGAATTGTTTCAGCGCACTCTCATCCCGAGTGTGCGGATCTGCCTTATGATTTCATCAGTCTGCCGCAGTGGCAGTTTCAGCAGCCCTGGCCGGTCGTCATCAATACTGCGCCGGTAGAGGTCATCAACGATGCTATGGTAGCCCTCTGGCAGGACAAGCCGTTGATCATTGATATTGCCTCTCGTGCCGCAGGGGTCAATGAACGTGTTTATAAGCGCAAAGATACACAGGTGATCGCGGCTCCGCCGCTGCCGGGACTTGTGGCGTGGCAGAGCGCCGGTGAAATCTTGGCGGATGTGATTTTGAAAGAGGTGAAACGATGA
- a CDS encoding WG repeat-containing protein, whose amino-acid sequence MRRFPILILILFLISGCGKNDEPKMTATPEPTPISTPQIKPTPTPKPTSTPVIEGEIEVVLECVWTGRMIEGDNQYLVTVGDKRMKSGNFVKLKDCVGSEYASLKVNYHSAYRDEWGTWIIEDYEMEKLDNTVPGLPSVWETDFDHVYPLVNRFPEHAAELELVEGMVVLEKNGRYGVAGRNQEVVVEILGSAYPILDSLELHCDARAYDFKYVSGTPYFLCSGEHGLSAKAFYADMDTQKIYTVFSGDDGPGSFYSLDGSRMKGELGLYHAIRGYSESQEGIPEYEWLNRVGVFNRQGELVTDAIYDDGLAITGDLIPVARDGLWGYVNAAGEEIIPCQYRALLLVDPDHDRWTAYPPDHGRIVAQDLAGYYGVLGMDGTILVPFEYNYAAPFYDGQILLEKDGVRSFV is encoded by the coding sequence ATGCGACGTTTTCCAATCCTAATTTTAATCTTATTTTTAATCAGCGGCTGTGGAAAGAACGATGAACCCAAGATGACGGCCACTCCGGAGCCGACACCGATCTCAACGCCGCAGATTAAACCTACGCCAACTCCCAAGCCGACATCGACGCCGGTCATTGAAGGGGAGATTGAAGTGGTTTTAGAATGTGTCTGGACAGGTCGGATGATTGAGGGTGACAATCAATATCTTGTCACTGTTGGCGATAAACGAATGAAGTCAGGGAACTTTGTAAAACTAAAAGATTGTGTCGGGAGTGAATATGCCAGCTTAAAAGTAAATTATCATTCTGCCTATCGCGATGAATGGGGGACATGGATTATTGAAGACTATGAGATGGAGAAACTAGATAATACAGTGCCGGGATTGCCTTCGGTATGGGAAACTGACTTCGATCATGTTTATCCATTAGTTAATCGTTTTCCAGAACACGCTGCCGAGTTGGAACTGGTCGAAGGAATGGTTGTGCTGGAAAAGAACGGACGCTATGGCGTAGCCGGACGGAATCAGGAAGTTGTGGTGGAAATTCTGGGGAGTGCTTATCCAATTTTGGATTCCTTGGAGCTGCATTGCGATGCACGTGCCTATGACTTCAAGTATGTTTCAGGGACACCCTACTTTTTGTGTTCTGGTGAACATGGTCTTAGTGCTAAAGCCTTTTATGCTGATATGGATACACAGAAGATCTATACGGTCTTTTCTGGCGATGATGGTCCTGGCTCATTTTATTCTCTGGATGGCTCGCGCATGAAGGGCGAGCTGGGGTTATATCATGCGATCAGGGGATATTCTGAAAGCCAGGAAGGGATCCCCGAATATGAATGGCTGAATCGTGTGGGAGTTTTTAATCGTCAGGGAGAGCTTGTGACAGATGCAATTTATGATGATGGTTTAGCGATCACTGGCGATCTGATTCCGGTCGCTCGGGATGGACTATGGGGTTATGTCAACGCGGCAGGAGAAGAGATTATTCCTTGTCAATACCGGGCGTTGCTGTTAGTAGATCCGGATCATGATCGCTGGACGGCTTATCCGCCAGATCATGGCCGCATTGTCGCCCAGGATCTGGCTGGCTACTATGGTGTATTGGGGATGGATGGAACGATCTTAGTCCCTTTTGAATATAATTATGCCGCACCGTTTTATGATGGTCAGATTTTGTTGGAAAAGGATGGCGTGCGGAGTTTTGTTTGA
- a CDS encoding DUF1540 domain-containing protein produces the protein MNKNRIGCNVKTCVYNTQCECTAEKIEVGCDECVQPCCDHETLCRTFKKKAEH, from the coding sequence ATGAATAAGAACCGGATCGGCTGCAATGTCAAGACCTGTGTTTACAACACGCAATGCGAATGTACCGCAGAGAAGATCGAAGTCGGCTGTGACGAATGTGTTCAGCCATGCTGCGACCATGAAACACTGTGCCGGACCTTTAAGAAAAAGGCCGAACACTAA
- a CDS encoding helix-turn-helix transcriptional regulator: MELNIKLKEARSHAGLTQEEVAEAIQVSRQTISNWETGKFYPDILSVIKLSDLYAISLDELLKGDKKMIEHLEESTDVVSSNRRLIAAVIVNVALMIILVTFNGLISNNRLLIGISAVIGILSTCVLFYQIIKKF; this comes from the coding sequence ATGGAACTGAATATCAAACTTAAGGAAGCGCGATCCCATGCCGGATTGACTCAGGAAGAAGTCGCAGAAGCGATTCAGGTATCGCGGCAGACGATCTCCAATTGGGAAACGGGAAAATTCTATCCGGATATCCTCAGCGTAATCAAACTCAGCGATCTCTATGCAATATCGCTGGACGAGCTGTTGAAAGGAGATAAAAAGATGATTGAACACCTTGAAGAAAGCACCGATGTCGTCAGCAGCAATCGCCGGTTGATCGCGGCCGTCATTGTCAACGTCGCACTCATGATCATTCTGGTGACCTTCAACGGTCTGATTTCCAATAACCGCCTGTTGATCGGCATTAGCGCTGTGATCGGAATTCTGAGTACCTGCGTTCTGTTTTATCAGATTATCAAGAAGTTTTAG
- a CDS encoding pseudouridine synthase codes for MRLDKFLAHAGLGTRKEVKELVRKGRVEINGQRVKKDDLKIDEQTDQVCVDGEIIAYESAVYIMLNKPQGVVSATEDSRYSTVLDCLESSRNDLFPVGRLDIDTEGLLLITNDGALAHDLLSPKKHVDKTYEVHLEKAWDPQYEPAILEGIRISDEEICQPAVLKQIEDQVILLTIQEGKFHQVKRMMHACDNEVTYLKRLTMGPLTLDEALEPGQWRACTEEEITALKKHKK; via the coding sequence ATGCGGCTGGATAAATTTCTGGCGCATGCCGGATTGGGGACACGGAAGGAAGTCAAAGAGCTGGTTCGCAAAGGCCGGGTGGAGATCAACGGACAGCGTGTTAAAAAGGATGATCTGAAGATTGATGAACAAACGGATCAGGTGTGTGTGGACGGCGAAATCATTGCTTATGAATCTGCGGTTTATATTATGTTGAACAAGCCTCAAGGAGTGGTCAGTGCGACTGAGGACAGCCGCTATTCTACGGTACTGGATTGTCTGGAAAGCAGCCGCAATGATTTGTTCCCGGTGGGTAGGCTGGATATTGATACCGAAGGTCTGCTTTTGATCACTAATGACGGAGCCTTGGCTCACGATCTGCTTTCGCCGAAAAAGCATGTTGATAAAACGTATGAAGTCCATTTGGAAAAAGCTTGGGATCCTCAGTATGAGCCAGCGATTCTCGAAGGAATTCGAATTAGCGATGAAGAAATCTGCCAGCCGGCAGTGCTGAAACAAATTGAGGATCAGGTGATTCTGCTGACGATTCAGGAAGGAAAATTTCATCAGGTCAAGCGGATGATGCATGCCTGTGATAATGAAGTCACTTACTTAAAGCGTTTGACAATGGGGCCGCTGACTTTGGATGAAGCGTTGGAGCCAGGCCAGTGGCGAGCCTGTACCGAAGAGGAAATCACGGCTTTAAAAAAACATAAAAAGTAG